TCCACAGTGCAGTTCCAATCCACATGGTCATATTGATTATATGGTCGGAAAAAGATTATGTTGAGACTTTTTACCCTAAGCAAATGTACTACTTGGTTGACACAAAAGATATGCAACTGTTTTGCAGTTTATGAGGAAACAGCTGGGCTGATGGTAAATGACCCAGTGTTGAGAACAAGAAAGGTATTGTTTCTGTTGATTTCTGTGTGCATTTGTGTAAGTTTCTTGTTTTTCCCCTTATAAATGTATGATGGCTTTTTCATACAGCCTCTCTCAGTTGAATTGGGGCCTGGCATTCTTGGCAACATTTTTGACGGGATTCAGGTAAATAAACGTAACAAACACTCATTTGGAAGGGTCAACACATTTACCTTTTTCTAATGGTATGGTCCTATCACCCTGTTACAGCGCCCGCTAAAAACCATTGCCATTAAATCTGGGGATGTGTACATACCACGTGGTGTATCAGTCCCTGCCCTTGACAAAGATCAGCTGTGGGAATTTCAGCCAAAGAAGCTAGGTAATGTGCGTGAACATTCTACATAAAACTAAGTGTGGTGTTTAATACCTCTTTTCAAGTTTTATGCTGTACGGAAAGGAACTAATTTTAGACATTTGTTTTAGGTGCTGGAGATGCCATCACGGGTGGGGATCTATATGCTGTGAGTTACAAAAATAAcagtttttctttttctttttaatttACTATCTTGCTGAGGGTTTCTGATTGCTCCACCCATTGACACCTGCTGTTAACATGCTCAATTTAAGGTTGGTGACTATCTTGCAGACTGTATTTGAGAATACACTGATGGAACACCATGTTGCCCTTCCTCCTGGTTCTATGGGGAAAATAAGCTACATTGCCCCTGCTGGTCAATACAGTTTGCAGGTTAGTAGATATCACACAAAGGCGTACTGTTTTTCTGCTTCATTGGCTGTTCATTTTGCTCAATTTTACTTGACCCCCTTTTTGCTATTGCTATAAATGCAGGATACAGTTCTGGAACTGGAATTTCAAGGGATCAAAAAGCAATTTACTATGCTCCAGGTAAAGCATTATCCCTTCATTAAGTGAACTTACCAAAGTTATGGATGTCCGAATAATCATCATGTTTGTGCTCTGCAGACATGGCCTGTGCGCTCACCAAGGCCTGTTGCATCAAAGCTTGCTGCTGATACACCTCTCTTAACAGGACAGGTATTTGGAGCTAGCTATCCAAGGCTTGTTTTAGTGTCAATATTTATTGTTGCATGCTCTAAACACAACATTAATTTTTTTTCCTACTCCACTCTTGAATCTTTTTATATCTCATGTGTACTGTGAATTGGTTTCAGCGTGTGCTCGATGCATTGTTTCCCTCAGTGCTTGGAGGGACATGTGCTATTCCTGGGGCGTTTGGTTGTGGAAAAACTGTCATTAGTCAGGCACTTTCAAAGGTCTTGCTGCTATTCTACTTCTGTTTCGTAGCTGCCAGTTTTTTTTTTGTATTGTATATGCTAGCCTTTTAGGTGTCTTGATGAACCCACTCCTTTTGCTGACCAAAATTTGCTCGTACAGTATTCCAATTCAGAAACTGTGGTTTACGTGGGCTGTGGGGAAAGAGGGAATGAGATGGCTGAGGTCCTTATGGATTTCCCTCAATTGACAATGACATTGAAGGATGGACGTGAAGAATCAGTCATGAAAAGAACAACTCTTGTGGCTAACACCTCCAACATGCCTGTTGCTGCTCGTGAAGCATCCATTTATACAGGTATACTTATAGTCTTATACGGTTATGTTTCATTCACTTGTATAGGCGCGAGTTCTGCCTGCAGATATTTTTCTTGACCAGATTATTTTTCTTTTGAACAAACAATAATTCTCAAAGTATCATTGTGAGATTTTCATTGTTAGCTTGTAATGCCTACTTATGAACTATCATCTATCTGTGACTATATGCCATACCTCTCAGTTTTATTTTCTAGTGCCATATGGCACAGATGGGAACAATACAAAATCTGCAAAAGTAAAAGAACTTGGCAAAGCGGCTATAGGCATCCGTTGACAACTTGATATATCCATAAGTATTCTTGTGTACGGAACTACCTAGAGCCCTAAATCTCGTGTGTTAATGCCATTGGAGTGGTTGAGCTCCCCTGCGTTCGTGCTAACATGCTGAAAGGACTCGATCGATATTTTCTGTCAACAGAATGATGATTTGCGTTTTTATACTTGTACCCAGGAATTACAATTGCGGAATACTTCCGTGATATGGGCTATAATGTGAGTATGATGGCTGATTCTACTTCTCGATGGGCTGAAGCATTGCGTGAAATTTCAGGACGCTTGGTATGATGCTTTTCTTCCTCCCAGTTATTGTCCCTGTATATACCATGGTCAGCTGTATGTATTGGAAACCACGTCTCACGTCTGAATGGCTTAATGCTTTAGTAAGTTTACGGACAACATGATTCACCATTGGCTCATTTCTGCTCCGTTGTATTGATTCAGATTATGGTTGATGATGCTTTACTTAATCTTTACTACATACTATTGTGATTTTCCTTTTCTAATGATGCAATCAATATGCTCCAGGCTGAAATGCCTGCGGATAGTGGTTACCCTGCATATTTGGCTGCACGTTTGGCGTCGTTTTATGAACGTGCTGGGAAGGTCAAATGTCTTGGCAGTCCAGATCGGTCTGGCAGTGTCACAATTGTTGGTGCTGTCTCTCCTCCTGGTGGTGATTTCTCAGATCCTGTTACCTCTGCAACCCTTAGTATTGTGCAGGTAAGAAAACTGCTCCACTACTACAACATACCTAcaacctcttttttttttttgaaagcttACCTACAACCTCTTCATTCCTTTGATATTATTGTTAATTGCTCTTGATTGCAGGTCTTCTGGGGATTGGATAAGAAACTGGCTCAAAGAAAGCATTTCCCATCTGTGAATTGGCTCATTTCGTATTCAAAATACGCCAAGGTTATTCCCTCATATTCCGTGGATATCAATCCAATTACAGTCCTTTGGATTATCTACAATAAAGCACGAACATGATTAGAAGAAACAAACCGAGAACATTGTCCCTGCCCTATACTAACTCTCTATAGAACATGAATTCCTTATGATTTCTAATGATAGACTTCATGAGTTATCTGAAGTCAAACAATGATTAATTAGGTTCACTCATTATCATTGTATTGAATATTTGATATTGTGAATAAGCATATGAAACCTTTGCAATTTGAACTAACGGCTGGGTATTGACTTACCCAAACCACATATATACAGAAATAGTCCTTCCGTGCCAAAAAGAATGCAATTCCAGCTTTGTCTTAAGTCAAACCATTTTTATTTTGACCAAGTTTATAGAGAAGAGTGTTAACATTTTTGACACTAAACTACTCTCATTAGCTTCATcatgaaatatattttcataatatAACTATACGGTGTTACAAATATTGATAGTATTCTATATAAACTTTGTCAAACTTGGGAAGTTTGACTTGGACAAAATTAGAATTGTATTCTTTTTGGAACAGAGGGAGTAGGCAGCAGTAACTAATGAAAGGTATAGGCTCCTGTGATATTTGTGTTATACTTACATACTTTCTTCTGCTCTGAAGGCTCTGGAATCCTTCTACGAAAAGTTTGATCCAGACTTCATTgatattaggacaaaagcacgAGAAGTGTTACAGAGAGAGGATGATCTAAATGAAATTGTCCAGGTATCCTTTTCCTCTGTGTGCATCAGTTGACAAATATCCCATTCTGAGATTTATTGTCATATCTTTTCTTGTGGAATGATGTATAAATTGGAAAAGACAATCTCGATATGAGGGTGAAATGTGAGTAGAGGCACATGTCAGGGCAGAATTGAATTGGATGTTATTTTGATTTAGTATCTTTGTGGTTCTATTTTCAAGCTCCTGATCTTTGCATGGTATTTCCCATCACACTGGTGCTTTCCGATTCATTCACTCTTTGAATTCGTGAGGTCTATTTCTAGAATTGTAGAATTGTCGTAGATGTTTTAGCTGAAACACTCAAGCAAGTGCTTTTGTTTACCTTGTTCCTTTTCCAGAGACTTTCCTTGTTTTTTATTGTTCTAATAGACTCTGAA
The genomic region above belongs to Panicum hallii strain FIL2 chromosome 4, PHallii_v3.1, whole genome shotgun sequence and contains:
- the LOC112891195 gene encoding V-type proton ATPase catalytic subunit A-like isoform X3 gives rise to the protein MAFGERITTFEDSEKESEYGYVRKVSGPVVVADGMGGAAMYELVRVGHDNLIGEIIRLEGDSATIQVYEETAGLMVNDPVLRTRKPLSVELGPGILGNIFDGIQRPLKTIAIKSGDVYIPRGVSVPALDKDQLWEFQPKKLGAGDAITGGDLYATVFENTLMEHHVALPPGSMGKISYIAPAGQYSLQDTVLELEFQGIKKQFTMLQTWPVRSPRPVASKLAADTPLLTGQRVLDALFPSVLGGTCAIPGAFGCGKTVISQALSKYSNSETVVYVGCGERGNEMAEVLMDFPQLTMTLKDGREESVMKRTTLVANTSNMPVAAREASIYTGITIAEYFRDMGYNVSMMADSTSRWAEALREISGRLAEMPADSGYPAYLAARLASFYERAGKVKCLGSPDRSGSVTIVGAVSPPGGDFSDPVTSATLSIVQVFWGLDKKLAQRKHFPSVNWLISYSKYAKALESFYEKFDPDFIDIRTKAREVLQREDDLNEIVQLVGKDALAETDKITLETAKLLREDYLAQNAFTPYDKYCPFYKSVWMMRNIIHFNTLANQAVERAANADGQKITYSVIKHRLGDLFYRLVSQKFEDPAEGEDALIAKFQKLYDDLTAGFRNLEDEAR
- the LOC112891195 gene encoding V-type proton ATPase catalytic subunit A-like isoform X4, with amino-acid sequence MAFGERITTFEDSEKESEYGYVRKVSGPVVVADGMGGAAMYELVRVGHDNLIGEIIRLEGDSATIQVYEETAGLMVNDPVLRTRKPLSVELGPGILGNIFDGIQRPLKTIAIKSGDVYIPRGVSVPALDKDQLWEFQPKKLDAITGGDLYATVFENTLMEHHVALPPGSMGKISYIAPAGQYSLQDTVLELEFQGIKKQFTMLQTWPVRSPRPVASKLAADTPLLTGQRVLDALFPSVLGGTCAIPGAFGCGKTVISQALSKYSNSETVVYVGCGERGNEMAEVLMDFPQLTMTLKDGREESVMKRTTLVANTSNMPVAAREASIYTGITIAEYFRDMGYNVSMMADSTSRWAEALREISGRLAEMPADSGYPAYLAARLASFYERAGKVKCLGSPDRSGSVTIVGAVSPPGGDFSDPVTSATLSIVQVFWGLDKKLAQRKHFPSVNWLISYSKYAKALESFYEKFDPDFIDIRTKAREVLQREDDLNEIVQLVGKDALAETDKITLETAKLLREDYLAQNAFTPYDKYCPFYKSVWMMRNIIHFNTLANQAVERAANADGQKITYSVIKHRLGDLFYRLVSQKFEDPAEGEDALIAKFQKLYDDLTAGFRNLEDEAR
- the LOC112891195 gene encoding V-type proton ATPase catalytic subunit A-like isoform X1 — encoded protein: MAFGERITTFEDSEKESEYGYVRKVSGPVVVADGMGGAAMYELVRVGHDNLIGEIIRLEGDSATIQVYEETAGLMVNDPVLRTRKPLSVELGPGILGNIFDGIQRPLKTIAIKSGDVYIPRGVSVPALDKDQLWEFQPKKLGNVLEMPSRVGIYMLLVTILQTVFENTLMEHHVALPPGSMGKISYIAPAGQYSLQDTVLELEFQGIKKQFTMLQTWPVRSPRPVASKLAADTPLLTGQRVLDALFPSVLGGTCAIPGAFGCGKTVISQALSKYSNSETVVYVGCGERGNEMAEVLMDFPQLTMTLKDGREESVMKRTTLVANTSNMPVAAREASIYTGITIAEYFRDMGYNVSMMADSTSRWAEALREISGRLAEMPADSGYPAYLAARLASFYERAGKVKCLGSPDRSGSVTIVGAVSPPGGDFSDPVTSATLSIVQVFWGLDKKLAQRKHFPSVNWLISYSKYAKALESFYEKFDPDFIDIRTKAREVLQREDDLNEIVQLVGKDALAETDKITLETAKLLREDYLAQNAFTPYDKYCPFYKSVWMMRNIIHFNTLANQAVERAANADGQKITYSVIKHRLGDLFYRLVSQKFEDPAEGEDALIAKFQKLYDDLTAGFRNLEDEAR
- the LOC112891195 gene encoding V-type proton ATPase catalytic subunit A-like isoform X2 — translated: MAFGERITTFEDSEKESEYGYVRKVSGPVVVADGMGGAAMYELVRVGHDNLIGEIIRLEGDSATIQVYEETAGLMVNDPVLRTRKPLSVELGPGILGNIFDGIQRPLKTIAIKSGDVYIPRGVSVPALDKDQLWEFQPKKLGNMPSRVGIYMLLVTILQTVFENTLMEHHVALPPGSMGKISYIAPAGQYSLQDTVLELEFQGIKKQFTMLQTWPVRSPRPVASKLAADTPLLTGQRVLDALFPSVLGGTCAIPGAFGCGKTVISQALSKYSNSETVVYVGCGERGNEMAEVLMDFPQLTMTLKDGREESVMKRTTLVANTSNMPVAAREASIYTGITIAEYFRDMGYNVSMMADSTSRWAEALREISGRLAEMPADSGYPAYLAARLASFYERAGKVKCLGSPDRSGSVTIVGAVSPPGGDFSDPVTSATLSIVQVFWGLDKKLAQRKHFPSVNWLISYSKYAKALESFYEKFDPDFIDIRTKAREVLQREDDLNEIVQLVGKDALAETDKITLETAKLLREDYLAQNAFTPYDKYCPFYKSVWMMRNIIHFNTLANQAVERAANADGQKITYSVIKHRLGDLFYRLVSQKFEDPAEGEDALIAKFQKLYDDLTAGFRNLEDEAR